From the Solanum stenotomum isolate F172 chromosome 4, ASM1918654v1, whole genome shotgun sequence genome, one window contains:
- the LOC125862684 gene encoding cytochrome c oxidase subunit 6b-1-like, with amino-acid sequence MAEVDNSKSPSLSEQYLLKMKEEKSTTVANPVEEIEVKTSSTAPSEEDTPKTEETPAVESSEAVPPTYEESSGASDSTAPEINEASPPVEADSEESTEDDTSENENQESADETPEIKLETAPADFRFPTTNQTRHCFTRYIEYHRCIAAKGEGAPECDKFAKYYRSLCPGEWIDRWNEQRENGTFPGPL; translated from the exons ATGGCTGAAGTagacaactcaaaatctccATCTTTATCTGAG CAATATTTactgaaaatgaaagaagaGAAATCCACCACAGTGGCTAATCCAGTGGAAGAAATTGAGGTTAAGACCTCTTCAACTGCTCCATCTGAGGAAGATACTCCAAAAACTGAGGAAACCCCAGCGGTTGAGAGTAGTGAAGCTGTGCCTCCCACATATGAAGAAAGCAGTGGAGCCTCTGACTCAACAGCACCAGAAATCAATGAAGCCTCTCCTCCTGTAGAGGCTGACAGTGAAGAAAGTACTGAAGATGATACTTCTGAGAATGAGAATCAAGAATCCGCAGATGAGACCCCCGAGATTAAG CTTGAGACTGCGCCTGCTGACTTCCGCTTCCCTACTACAAATCAGACAAGGCACTGCTTCACAAGATATATTGAATATCATCG ATGCATAGCTGCAAAGGGTGAAGGTGCTCCTGAATGTGACAAGTTTGCCAAGTATTACCGATCCCTTTGCCCTGGTGAATGG ATTGATAGATGGAATGAGCAGAGGGAGAATGGCACCTTTCCAGGACCACTGTAA